A window of Drosophila santomea strain STO CAGO 1482 chromosome X, Prin_Dsan_1.1, whole genome shotgun sequence genomic DNA:
GCCAAATCCTTTCTAGCTCTCTCGCTGGCTTGTTATCGCTGCGTTGGTAACAGAGACGCAGCAGCCGAAGAAAGGCGGgtgttcagttcagttcagttcagttcagttctggCGGCTTGAGTTGATTTTGAGTCTCTCTCATTCGGCCACACTCTCTTCCTCTCTCTTTGCCGTACATACAGAGGCagggtgagtgtgtgtgtgcagtgcACTTTAGGCTGAACCTTGGTAGATGGAGAGCTTTAGGTTCTAAAAGTTGCAgccaaataaatgaatatgtTACAGAAATTGCAATGTTAAACTATGTCTACTGCTTTATTGCCCACATACACAATTGTGTTTTAACACCAGAGAGCGATAATTCAGGTCCACCCTAGCGTGCACTGcgttgcgtgtgtgtgtgtccgcaCGGATGAACGAACGTCAAATAGAACATGTGCTAACTGTCAGCACAGCGCAAAGTACAAACACTCACGCGGACACGAATGGCGGTGGTGGGAGGGAAAAAGGGTCGACGGAGATGGAAGCGGTAATGGAGATGTGAATGgggatgtgaatgtgaatgaaAGCCCCAACCGACCGATTCCCCGACccactgccaactgccaactgggCGGGTAGCCTACTTAAAGGATGCACACGACAAAGGCGACGACATCGACGCCGTGCACAGTGGATAATTAATGAGTTCGGATGGAGGAGTGCGCCTTGGGTGTGAATCAATGGGGCGGAATAAATGAGTTGGCATTGAGCGATCCTGCAAGCGAGTGAGTGAGTGCGAAACGAATCAATCTTCTCCGCATGTTTGGAAACCCccatttgcaatttaaaatttgccCGAATTTCCTCTATCAGCGAAATAAAAGAAGTCAAAATCTCAATTTGCTTTGGATCATAGCAGCTGAATGCTATTGTAAATAGCAACATAGTAACGACAAGCGATTGCATTCCGATCATATTAGTTAAAATCGATAAGTGACGTTTTTTTGGCGCCGAAAGGCGAACAGCCAGAGAGCACGCCCTATTCCACCCCTTTTTCATCTCGTGTGAGAGAAACgcgaagtaaaaaaaaatatgctgCCTGCTTTTAGGCGTTTAAGCGCAACTTTTGTAATATGCATTCTGCCCTGCCtacgtgtgtgtgttagtgcAAGTGTGAGTGTGGTGTATCTGTGTCTGCGCTAGTCGAAAGGTAAATGACATCAATGGAGGTTGGCTGGCTCCTCTCAGTCGCTGCCTGCAGGCTGGCTTGCTTTTTGCTTGCATTTCGTTTCCGTTTGCTGCTTGCCTGCTTACAGTTTCCGACTGCGGCCAGCACTAACACAGGCCCACAAGtgcacccaaacacacacacacacacacacataggaAAGAGAGGCCTTTTGGGCGCGCGCCTAAGTGTATGCAGTGAAAAATATGAAAGCATTGCTGATGATGTATCTCTGATATTCGCAGAACAAAAAGATGAACCTCCTCCGAAAATTGATAGATCAACaagatatgtatatttgtgATATACTTTTTGCGGCTGTATTATATGAAAACTTTTCTCGAGACGCGTATGTATGCACTATGTAGTTGATATAAACAGAAATAAAGTCCTTATACATTGAAGAATTGTTATGACCTGGAACACCAATTCTAAAAgccaaagaaataaatattgtatatgCACACCCATTTTCGCCCTGTGTAAGCAATACATCTTGTCGACGACCGCCGAAGGTGAAAGATGCGCGAAGGGTATAAGGTTTACgaaaggaaggaaggaagccAAAAGGACATCGCCAATCCGCACACATCTGTGCGCCTATTTAATAACTAATCCCAGCCACAGACTGCTTTCGCAACCCCAACTAAACTTcctttggcaaaaaaaaaaaagcatcaTGAAATTTTGTGCTGCAAACTTTTGCCGGTAAGAACTAGATTTTCCCCCTATTGTTCAGCTTGAATAGAATTCAATGACGATTCTGGAAGATTCTTGGCTATAACAAATTGAGCTGGGCAACGCAAAGTCCCATCGATTTTTCGACTCTTAAGTTTgggaaataattaaaaactagCAGTAAAACGTTTACGATAAAGTTGCAAAGTTCCCATATCAATGCAGATGCATATACTTAATCTAAActattaatttaattgtacTGTATTTGAATTGCAAAATATATGCGattaagtttacttagaaaGATGCAGTACATTtacatatctatatatataatatcataAAATCTACTGAACAGTAAGCACTTACCACTGGGATCGTGATGCGGTGGCCCAACTCCAGGGCCCggttgctggtgctggtgttgGTGATGGTGGAGCGGACTGGGGGCGCAGAAGGCGCTCGAGCCACCTCCCAAAGTGGGCGGCGGCATGCCCACGCTGGAGGGCGGCGGATAGGCGCTGGCGCGGTAGGACGGCGGCGGAGAGCCCACGTCGCAGCGCTCGGGCGGCACGGTCACCGTGTTGGGCACGGCCACTGGCACCGGAACAGGTGCGCCCGGCGGCGGTCCATAGTGGCCCTGGGGCGGCGGACCGCCGTAGTGATGCGGTGGCGGGGGCGGTCCGCCGTGATACTCGGCCGCCTGCTGGTAGTGATGTGCGTGGGCCGCGTGAGCGGCATACTGATGCTGGTGGTGCATGTGCAACACTCCGCCGCCACCCGGCGCCAgctggtgggcgtggtaggcggcggcggccgcggccgctgctgcagcagctgcgtACGAGGGCGGTGGCGGACCGTGGTGATCCGGCAGGGCGTGCTCCGTGTGCAGGCCGAGATCGGGAGCATGGTACATGCCGGCGCTGAGGTGTTCGCCGGGCAGCAGGACATGTGGTCCCGTCGGCGCTGCATGGACAGGCAGCGGCGGCGAACTGTGGGCTGTTGGAGCACAGGGAAATCGGGGCATTAGGAATGGGAATCTAATGGATAGATTTCTAGATATAGATAGGTATCTCAGAGTTTTGACATCACAAACATTAATACAAATATGGGATAAGGTTTTCTACTTGGAATAATAAAACATCTAAAGTTTAACCCCACTTGCTCGAAAGATTAATTAATGATAGACTTACCTTCGCTGAGTCCGGAACTGGCTCCCGGTGGCAGCATGCTGGAGAGGGCGCTGAGCGGCGTGTAGGACTTGGGGGGCTCCACGGAGCCGGGTCGCAGGACGCGCTCCTCGGTGACGCTCGACTGGACGCGGTACTGCATTTTGCAGTAGGCCTCCTGGGCGGCTCCGTTGCTGGCGTTCACATAGACGCCGGTAATGGTGACGTCCGTGTCCTGGACAATGACGACTGACGAGGAGGTGGGCCGGCTGCAGTCCTTGGCATCCTTGGTGCTGGCCGCCGAGTCGCGGTAGCCAGTGGTGGTAATGGTGGTGTCCGTGTTCGTTTCCTTGGTCTCCTTCGAGTACTTGGAGTCGTTGCTCTCCTCGACAATTTTGCCAATGTTCGAGTTCAGCTCGTTATCCCGCTCCCGCCTGCGCTCGCTTTCTCTTTCGCGTTCCCGCTCGCGCAGCGATTCCTTGGACTCTTTGGGCTCCTTTTTGATGTGGATCACCTCGGTTTTAATCGCGGCAGCTGACGTCGCcttgctggtggtggtgggcaTGGTATCCAGCTCGTCGTAGCTCTCGAAACTGCTGCAATCACTGGCCAAATTCTTGTCCAGGTGACGCTCCACCTCGTAGGTGGCCGCCACAATGGCGCTGGCATTCAGGCTGGCCATGCGCTTTCTGGCCAGGATGCCCTTGTAGTCCCCGATCAGCTCCTCGGTGAAGGCCGTCTTGCGCTTCTTGGGCAGCTGCTTGGGTGGCTTGGGcttctccttttccttctccttctccttggcTTCCTCTTCGTCGCTCTCCTCGATCTGGACCGACTTCTTCTTTCGCTTGGCTTCCGTCTCGCTGGACGTGGCCTTCTTGGGCGGCGCCTTCTTGGGCAGCTTCTTCTTCTTGACCGGCGGCAAGGACTGTTGGAGTTGCAGTTCCTCGGTCTCGCTGTCGCTGTCGAATTCCCAGTGCTTGCCCACTCCCCTGCCTCCGGGCACGTAACGCAGTTCCCTTCGTGGCTCCGCCTCCTTGGGCGGAGCACTCGGCGCTGCTGGTGGAGCCGCCGATGTGTGCGTTGGACTCACGGATCCCTTGTCCCTGTCCGCATCCCCTTGACGCGGTGAGTCCTTGTGGTTGTCGTCATCACTTCCGTCCAGCGTGCGAATGCGTGGTGGCTGCTGCGTCGCCTTGGACAGGCCCAGCTCATGGGCAGTCCGGGATTCGTTCTCGTATAGGCACTGCACCTTGGCCAGCGCATTTAGCGAGGCCATCCGATGGCGCTTGGGCCCACTGTAGGCACTCAGCTTTCGCTCGTCCTCGGAGGAGCTGCTCTCTGCGGAGCTGCCGCTGGGAGGAGGCTCCTTCGCTGCGGCGGCCTTTCCCTTGCCCACCGGCTTCTTCTTGCGCCCAGCAGTGGAGGGATTTGGAGTAGCTATCTTTCGCTTGGCTTGTTTTTTACCCGACGATGTGGAGGtggcggtggtgctggtggtttGCTTGGCTGCTGGTTCGGACTGCTGTGCGTTGCTCAAAGGATCTAcgtctttttctttttccttctccttctccttggaCTTTACCTTCTCCTCCTTCTTGACCAGTAGCTGCCCCTCCTCATCCACCTGAATCTTTGTCTTCTCGACCGGTCGCTCGAACAGCTTTAGTGGCTTGTTATCCTCATCTGAGAACTCGCGCAGCTCCTTGAGCGACGGCAGCACCATCTTGATCGGCTCCTCGTCCTCCGATCCCGACTTGAAGTCGTATATGTCCTTGGCCCCGCTCCATGAGGCAGAGGGTGCCTTCTGGTTCAGCGACTGTTGCACGCGACCCTTCGATCCCGCCGATGTCTTGGTGTACTTCACCTTCGGTCGCTGTTTCGGTGCTCCccctggtggtggtggcggtggagcGGGTTGGCTCGCCACCATGGCAGTGGATGAGGAAGTCGAAGTGGGTGcgggcgtgggcgtgggagTTCTTGTGCGTGTGGCCGtgggcgttggcgttggcgtaAGCGTGGGCGTTGCTGTGGGCGTCGGTGTcgcggtgggcgtggccgaaGGCGTCGGCGTCACCGTGGGCGTACTGAcaatctcctccagctccattTGCACAGATTCCGTATTGGAGTCCGGCAAACGGGAAGTGCTCTTCAGCAAGGTGGCTTCCTTTTTCGGTTTGCCCATTTTGGTCGACTTGGATAGCTCTTTTTTCGGCAGCTGCTCTGAATGGGCTGATTTCTTGCCAGGATTCTTTGCCGTTGTGTGAGTTGTCGTTGCAGTCGTCGCCTGTGGTGATGATGGCTCCACCTTGGTCTTCTTGGCCTGCTGCACCGTCTTCTTGGGCACCTTGGAGGCGGGTGACTCCTCTGGAGCGAGAGGCGGCGTGATTTGCTGCTCCGCCTTGGGTTTGTCCTTATCGAGAAGCTTTTCGGCTGGCTTCTCGGCAACTTTTTCCCTAACTGGCTCCGGTGAGGGACGCACTCGCTTCACTGGCGGCATCTTGCCGGGATTCAGGCTGGATATCACCTTGACCGCCGCTGCGCGCGACTTGGTCTTGACGTTCTCCGAAATGGAGGACTTTAGCACGCCATCGTTGAGCCGCTCCTCGCCGCTGGGCAGCAGGTTGTCGAAGCCGTGGATCTTGATATCCAGGCTCTTTAGCATCTTGTTTATGGCCCGCGCCTTGCCATCCTCGTGTCTCTCCTCCGGCGACAGTTTCAAGCTATTGGAAGCGGAAGCGGATGCGGCGGATGTCGAGCACGTGGTCGATGTTGAGGTGGAGGTCGTTGGTTTTCCGCCACCATTTCCAGCACCACCCTCAGTGGCGGCTGTGAGCGATCCCGATGATCCTGTGGGATCCTTGGCCGGCTTCTTGGCCGCCGTGTCTGTCTTGCTGGCAGACTTCTTGTCGTCCGCCTCGTCGCCGCCGCTGGAGGCCTTCGTCTGTTTCCCGGGCCGCTTCTTGCCCTGCGTCGTAGACGCCGTCgctgctgcggcagctgctgccgccgccgctgccgcagTCGCCGTCGAACGCTGGACACGGTCGGCGGCATTGGAGCGCTTCTTCGAGACCATTTCAAGGGGCTGTGCGAGAAAGAGGAACGGTAGACGGGGGAGGTTAATGAAGTATTTCTAGAAGAGACCAAGAAACAAGGGACTGTCTCCACGTTCACTTTCGTTTGTGCCCCTTCCCCCCTTTGTGCTTTGTATACAGTATTCAGTTGGGTTCCTTCTAATTCAGCTGAAGTGGCCGCACGTGACAAACAATGGAAGCGCCAGCTACGAAATGAAAGTGGAGGCCGAGTGCCAGGAAAGGCATCTGAATTCGAAAGTGTCAGTTGAAACATGGAATATATGGAGTAGCATATAAAGaaacgttttatttaatttttaaccaTGATTTTTAAGTTATTACCTAAAATCGTGTATCTGctattataaatatcagtattttggTCAGAACTTTCAAtatattggtccgaatattgaatggcatacctcgttgagctcgtaatcaaatttcctatcgaactgtgttttcaaaaaaaaaaaaatattattttcacttttcttccaatttttggtgatgattttttgccaataaccgcttttctgttattttgcgactataaatatcagtattttgatcagaacattaagtattggtccgaatatggaatggcatatctcgttgagctcgtaatcaaatttcctatcaaactgtgttttcaaaaaaatttgtatttttttttcacttttcttccaatttttgattatgattttttgccaataaccgcttttctaTTATTTGgcactataaatatcagtattttggtcagaacatttgaaatatttgtccgaatatggaatggcatacctcgttgagttcgtaattaaattttcaatcgaactgtgtttaaAAATGGAAGTGgtatttacaaaaatttttttttcaatttttcattaGATTTAATATCTATTGACATGGtcaacaattttaataaatctGTATGTAGAAAGTCGCGTAAGCTTGCGGGTATATCGAAGTCGTAAATGATCATTCCTATTGAGTGATCACTGTATTCCCACCCACTACGCCCAGTCTtcctccctctctctttcttccTCCAAGTATTTTCCTTTCGATCGTTCTTTTTGTCCCGGTGGGTTGGTGGGGGGAGGGACGTTTAGAAACCGCTAGAAAGCCAAAGTCACTCacctctcgctcgcaccttTAGTGGCGCTCGCTTGCCGTTCCGCTCGCTCTCACTGCACTGTGGCCCTTGGTCCGCTGCAGctactgcaacaacaacaactgcatGTGCAACGGgagctgcaacaacaacaacaagcacgAAGAGAATGGCCAGCGGAGGGCACGTAAATCCGTTGGCCGCCCATCTGCCGACCTTTTAATAGCGTTCTGCGATGCTTCCTATTCAGGTTGTTTTTCCTCTACTTTCGGGCGGGCgcacttttatttatgtttttatttatttgtggttGCTGCGCCACTTTGTGGTGgggtttcttgtttttgccgATCGCTTTTCACTTCAAACTTGTACGGCGCCTATTTGCATAGAGGTGTGCGTGTGCGAAGGTGCGGTGGGGGGGTGGggaaaaacataaacataaacattttatacaCATTTCATCACAAATTGAGaggcgcacacacatacacatgcactCACGGTGTATcaacaaaagaaaagcctctctctctctgcccCTCTTTTGCGCtcgcacacaaaacacacaaacacaggcACAACGGCCAAGCCAGGTGAATTTCTCTGAATTTTCATAGATGCTTTTCGGGCTTTTGCAAGTGATGTTACATGCATGTTTGAGATAAGTTACAGGAAAACGAGGAAAAACACTTTTACGAATCCTCACCctctcacgcacacacacaaatgcacCTTACAccccacacatacacacacacacacacgcacacacgtcGAGCGTTTGGCGTGCGAAAACATGATGCAAACTTTTCCTATTGGAAACCAATTGTGTTTTCCATCTGAAACTGATAGCAATATGCCCGAAATACATTCTATTCGCGCATCAAAATCGCATCGTATTGGGCTCACTCAATAAACAAATcacaggaaaaaaataaataacccAACGCACAATAGAGGTGGAACTAGGAACGATTCCCATGCAATACTATCGATAGATTCGGATCAAGTTGTGTTGGTGGTGTGTGCATTGGGCAAAGTGAATGGATTGCAACTCTTGTCGTGGTGCGTAACTCCGCTAACAGAAAAGTTGGCAGCGCCGAATTATATGTATTTGATAGCATGGGAGCGTGTACTCGCTAAGTGGAAAATTCTGGCAGCACTGGTGTGGAACATATGACCACTTTGTGAAAAAAGGTGGCAACAAGAGTGGTAAACGATTTAAGCTTTTGGGAATAGATTCATTTCGATACCATTATGAAAAACATCGATTAGGCCGATTTTGAAtcgaaaaatggcaaatcagcttaaaaatcatttaatgtaaaacttttgttgtcaatcaaaaaatgtaatgtaaatgACAAAGCATTGATTTTCTGTTAATGAAACCGATTTTTTCGCTCATCCAGCACATCGATTAAATCGATTTTAAAATCGAATTGCTCACAGCTCTAGCGACAACACCAAGTGGCTTATTTTAAACCGCTTACTATTTACTATTTATCTTAGAGCTGGAAAACAATCGATGGTGGGCACCATCGATGTTTTCGATGGTTTGCTAAGAAAACATCGATAGTATCgatagttaaaaaaaaaaaattaattcaacGTGAACCGAAGTTTAGATACCCTTGTagaatatgtaaaaaaatattaaagtcgGCCTTTATAAAAATGCAGGAAGGACTGCAAAGGAATTAAAAACgtattaaaaaacattaatagaAAAACGTTTAATGtcattaattaacaaaatttatttgcttcaATGCAAAACGGCTATAATTATCACAATAGagagatacatttttttttttcttaaaaagtaacataacattttttggcttcaatgCAAAACTGATATTAACATCTCAATAGagagatacattttttttttcttaaaaagtaacataacatttatttgcttcAATGCAAAACGGCTATAATTATCACAATAGagagatacatttttttttttttcttaaaaagtaacataacattttttggcttcaatgCAAAACTGATATTAACATCTCAATAGagagatacatttttttttcttaaaaagtaacataacatttatttgcttcAATGCAAaacttatattaataaatcaataaagaGATCAATTGTTAAGGTTTTTGTTAAGAAAAAGTAACATGTCAAGCAACCTTGTTTAACACCACCAAAACTCATAAAACTGTTCAAACTGTTTCTCTaatctgaaaaagaaaactaaaatttcTATTCCTTATAAAATTTACCGAACTTACTCGTCCCTCTTGCTATTTGTTAGTGCGGAGAAACCATCGTTTGTTTTCGAATACCATcgatggtttgaaaaaactgaaaaacatCGATAGTATCGATAGTGCCATCGATGGTTTTGCAGCTCTAATTTATCTGCAATCCTGACAGAACCATGAATGATTTGAACCTGCGCGTAGCCGCCTTGAAGTTGTGTGCTCATCCCAAGAGGTTTGCGGAGCTACGCGACGCCCTTGTGCCATTGCCCAACACGTGGATTACCGGTGAGTTTTGGGTCACGTCGTGACCACCAGTGAACCATGTACACGCATGCTGAGGCTCCAATCGTCTTTCCAGCGCCACATGACTTTGTGCGCCAGTTCGCGGCGGCCGAGAGCAGTGCGGAGCAGGTGCAGGTGGTCAAGGATGTCTTCTACGAGTACCAGCAGCAGGATCACGAAAAGGTGCCACGCTTCCTGGCGGATCTCCTGCTGGCCAGTCCACTAAAGCACGCCGTGCGCAACCAGCTGACCAAGTACGGTGAGCCCTCGGCGACTCAAGCCACATGATCCCACTCGATGTCCTATATCCAAATGAACAATCCCATCCAGACTCTTCTCGGACAATGcgctggccaaacagaatGCGACGCCGCATCGCAGGCACTCGAgggagctgctgctggaggcACTGCAGCAGTCGCTCGGCGAAATGGCCAGCAGTCTTGCGGTGATCACTCCGCCTGATAGCCACGAGCGCACCAACGATGTCTTTGCGTCCGCCAATGCCTGTCTGCAGAACTTCCCCTTTGGTAGGGAGGCCCTAGGCACTCAGGTGCATCTCTTCGCACCGCTGCTAACCACCGCCCTGGAGCGCTACTGGACGGACATTTGGTGGGTCAATCTAATGTAAATGATAGCTGCGCACAATGCTGACTCCACGATTACCTTGCGTTAAGACAGTGACCCATCGCTGGAACTCTCGCCAACGCGCCGCAACGAGCTGTATCTGTACGTGCAAAATGCGCTGCGGTTTCTGGTCAGCCTGCTGGCCGAGTGGAGCGACCAGTTGCACCTGACCGAGGATCAGCGCTTTTTAGACACGGCAAATGTGGTGGCCCAAAAGGTGGCTCGCCACGAGGACACTCCGTGGGACGTACGCTCCATTGCCGGTCTGCTGATAGGTCACCTGGCGCGTTTCTCTGGAACATTCAAGACGTACGTCGAAGACTGCTCGCGACCCCAGGCTGAGCAGGATGTTCCCGTACAGACGGCCGCCCTGCTCGTCCTGCGACCCGCCGATTATGCGGAAAACGCTGCCCAGGCACTGGCCATTCTAAAGACAATCGTGGCCGTTGGCGAGCAGAAGAGCACCGTGACCAATCTGCTTGTCTTCCTTTCCAAGCACCTGTTCATTTACTCCAAATCGCTGGGCGAGATGCACGTCCATCTACCCGATGATCAGAAGTTGGTATATGAACAGATTCTGGCGCAGCTGCAGATCTTCGCCCTGCAGAACATCTCGAACGACACGGATTCCGTGCGCCACATGAGCAGCGCCCTGCTGCACCAGGTGCTGCAGCACGCCCAGGCCGCCGGTCAGGAGGAGCTCTTCCAAGTCGTTTACCGTCAGTTCGAAGATCGCGCCACATCCCTCAATGCCAGTTGCATGGCGCTGGAGCAGCTGGTCGCGGTGGCGGGTGTCAGCCAGTCCATCGAGAACTGTCCCTCGCTGTTCGGTGTCATATTCCCGCGCCATCTGGGCTGTGAGGATGGTGTGGATGCCCTGTTCAAAGGCAAGTATACTTCATTGGATGCACATTgaaattctttatttattgcttCTATTCCCTCTTAGTCATGATGGTATCGGCCCACAAGACGGAGCCCTTCGCCGAGTGGCAAAGTCGGTGGTTTGGTCAGCTTCTAGCGGCGATCCACGTGCCGGAGAAACGCCGACCGGTCATTGAAGAGCTGATCGCACAGGCCGTGCAGCTGGAGCCAACGAGGCTGGCGCAACTGCTTCTGCCAGACGATCGGCTACCACTTAGCTGCAAGCTGGCGGCAATTCTGGGCGTGAGGCAACTCAGCGTCAAGCGGCAGTTCCTGTTGCAAAGTATGAAAGAGGAGGTGGAACGGGCGCTCATCGGACTGGACGATCACACGCGCCTTTTAGCGCTGCGTTTCTTGGTAGAGACGCCGCGTCCCAGCGAACTCCTAAATGCCGACCAGATGGGTGCCATTGAACTGTA
This region includes:
- the LOC120456089 gene encoding thyroid adenoma-associated protein homolog isoform X3 — its product is MNDLNLRVAALKLCAHPKRFAELRDALVPLPNTWITAPHDFVRQFAAAESSAEQVQVVKDVFYEYQQQDHEKVPRFLADLLLASPLKHAVRNQLTKYDSSRTMRWPNRMRRRIAGTRGSCCWRHCSSRSAKWPAVLR